A genomic segment from Bradyrhizobium diazoefficiens USDA 110 encodes:
- a CDS encoding conjugal transfer protein TraG: MSATKILWGQVIMVFGIVLLTIWAATEWTAWRLGFQPQLGQPWFELLHFPFYLPPAFFWWWYAYDAYAPSIFTEGAFIAASGGIIAAAVAIGMSVWRAREAKNAETYGSARWAKAKEIEQAGLLGPDGVVLGRFERTYLRHDGPEHVLCFAPTRSGKGVGLVIPSLLTWPGSAIVHDLKGENWQLTAGFRARHGRVLLFDPTNAKSSAYNPLLEVRRGEWEVRDVQNIADILVDPEGSLEKRNHWEKTSHALLVGAILHVLYAEEDKTLAGVAAFLSDPKRPIETTLAAMMRTAHLGEAGVHPVVASAARELLNKSGNERSGVLSTAMSFLGLYRDPVVAEVTRCCDWRITDIVGGERATTLYLVVPPSDINRTKPLIRLILNQIGRRLTEDLQAKAGRRRLLLMLDEFPALGRLDFFESALAFMAGYGIKSFLIAQSLNQIEKAYGPNNSILDNCHVRVSFATNDERTAKRVSDALGTATEMKAMKNYAGSRLAPWLGHLMVSRSETARPLLTPGEMMQLPPSDEIVMMSGLHPIRAKKARYYEDRRFQERIMAPPMLTKSNGGRLDDWSSRPLPPRPRALETLNDDQTDDEDPKAADRRQQPELDRDTVENKEPLENEFASDLVDELDEDVPRIRRMNDMMQGVARQASLDPGDDLGL, encoded by the coding sequence ATGTCGGCGACCAAGATTCTTTGGGGGCAGGTCATCATGGTCTTCGGCATCGTCCTGCTCACGATCTGGGCCGCGACGGAATGGACGGCTTGGCGCCTCGGCTTTCAGCCGCAGCTCGGGCAGCCCTGGTTCGAGCTGCTCCATTTTCCGTTCTACCTTCCGCCTGCCTTCTTCTGGTGGTGGTATGCCTACGATGCTTACGCGCCCTCAATCTTCACCGAGGGCGCCTTCATCGCGGCATCCGGCGGCATCATCGCTGCGGCGGTCGCGATCGGTATGTCGGTCTGGCGCGCCCGCGAAGCGAAGAATGCCGAGACTTATGGGTCCGCGCGGTGGGCGAAGGCAAAGGAGATCGAGCAGGCTGGATTGCTTGGACCCGACGGCGTGGTGCTCGGCCGGTTCGAGCGCACCTATCTTCGCCATGATGGACCGGAGCATGTCCTGTGCTTCGCACCCACGCGATCGGGCAAGGGCGTCGGCCTCGTCATCCCTTCGCTCTTGACGTGGCCGGGCTCGGCTATCGTCCACGACCTCAAGGGGGAGAACTGGCAGCTCACTGCCGGCTTTCGCGCCCGACACGGCCGTGTCCTTCTGTTCGATCCGACCAACGCGAAGTCGTCGGCCTATAACCCGTTGCTCGAGGTGCGCCGCGGCGAGTGGGAGGTGCGCGACGTCCAGAACATTGCCGACATTCTGGTCGACCCGGAGGGCAGCCTCGAGAAGCGGAACCATTGGGAGAAAACCAGTCACGCCCTGCTGGTCGGCGCGATCCTCCACGTCCTCTATGCCGAGGAAGACAAGACGCTCGCCGGTGTCGCAGCCTTCTTGTCCGATCCCAAGCGGCCCATTGAGACGACGCTTGCCGCAATGATGCGAACCGCGCATCTCGGCGAGGCCGGTGTTCATCCCGTCGTCGCGTCCGCTGCCCGCGAGTTGCTGAACAAGTCCGGCAACGAACGCTCCGGTGTCTTGAGCACCGCCATGTCGTTCCTGGGCCTTTACCGAGATCCCGTGGTGGCGGAGGTGACGCGGTGCTGCGACTGGCGGATTACCGATATCGTTGGCGGAGAGCGAGCGACCACGCTGTACCTTGTCGTGCCGCCCTCCGACATCAATCGCACCAAGCCGCTGATCCGTCTGATCCTCAACCAGATAGGCCGCCGCTTGACCGAGGATCTGCAAGCCAAGGCCGGCCGGCGCCGGCTCCTCCTGATGCTCGACGAATTCCCGGCGCTCGGCCGGCTCGACTTCTTCGAGTCTGCGCTGGCCTTCATGGCCGGATACGGCATCAAGAGTTTCCTGATTGCTCAGTCGCTGAACCAGATCGAGAAGGCCTACGGGCCCAACAACTCGATCCTTGACAACTGCCACGTCCGGGTCAGCTTTGCGACCAACGACGAGCGCACCGCAAAGCGCGTGAGCGACGCGCTCGGCACGGCGACCGAGATGAAGGCGATGAAGAACTATGCCGGCAGCCGGCTGGCGCCTTGGCTGGGCCACCTCATGGTGTCGCGGTCCGAGACCGCCCGCCCGCTGCTCACGCCCGGCGAGATGATGCAGCTCCCGCCCTCCGACGAGATCGTCATGATGTCGGGCCTCCATCCGATTCGGGCGAAGAAGGCGCGCTATTACGAAGATAGACGTTTCCAGGAGCGCATCATGGCGCCGCCGATGCTGACGAAATCCAATGGCGGCCGGTTGGACGATTGGAGCTCAAGGCCATTGCCGCCGCGCCCAAGGGCATTGGAGACGTTGAACGACGACCAGACGGATGACGAAGATCCAAAGGCCGCCGACCGCAGGCAGCAGCCGGAACTCGATCGAGACACGGTGGAGAATAAGGAACCACTCGAGAACGAGTTCGCTTCGGACCTCGTGGATGAGCTCGATGAAGATGTCCCGCGGATCAGGCGCATGAACGACATGATGCAGGGCG
- a CDS encoding relaxase/mobilization nuclease domain-containing protein, whose product MAEDSDFQPRPGRIRSSRSQRAKPFIAQALAAAQRAGGGISRAGQLVSHRHSRFGRGRAASVRANRLLTGRSRLVTIKTRVVRHRARSAPLATHLGYLRREGVTRDGEKAHLFGPGTEDADPKAFAERCQNDRHHFRFIVSPEDAPDMADLKGFARELVGQMEVDLGTKLDWVGVDHWNTQHPHVHIIVRGVAEDGQDLVISRDYIKEGMRARAQDLVTQELGLRSDLDIRRSLESQIGAERWTQLDRQLVRDANQHGVIDLAPRPEQQPDQFHALKVGRLRHLESLGLAHQLGPGQWSMDEAAETTLRELGERGDIIKRIHRSLTERGIERGSASYVLSGENLDVPVIGRLVDRGLDDELKATAYAVVDGVDGRTHHIRLPDLDAAGDSAPGSIVELRKFDDARGQRRVALAVRSDLSIEAQVTASGATWLDRQAVARDPVALGQGGFGAEVRDAMERRPEQLIGQGLAERQARGLVFAKNLIGTLRRRELEDLGKQLAAETGQPFNPSASGEYVAGTYRQRFALASGRFAMIDDGLGFQLVPWTPSLDKQLGRHVSGVARADGGIDWGFGRNRGLGL is encoded by the coding sequence ATGGCTGAAGACAGCGATTTTCAACCACGGCCCGGCCGCATCCGCTCCTCGAGGAGCCAGCGGGCCAAGCCCTTCATCGCCCAGGCGCTTGCCGCCGCTCAACGCGCTGGCGGCGGCATTTCGCGAGCCGGCCAGCTCGTCAGCCACCGTCATTCGCGCTTCGGCCGCGGCCGAGCCGCCAGCGTGCGGGCAAACCGTCTGCTCACCGGCCGCTCGCGTCTGGTGACCATCAAGACCCGGGTCGTCCGGCACAGGGCGAGGTCGGCGCCGCTCGCGACGCATCTCGGCTATCTCCGGCGCGAAGGCGTGACCCGGGACGGGGAGAAGGCCCACCTGTTCGGCCCGGGCACCGAGGATGCCGATCCCAAGGCCTTCGCCGAGCGCTGTCAGAATGACCGCCACCATTTCCGCTTCATCGTCTCCCCCGAGGACGCGCCTGACATGGCCGACCTCAAGGGTTTCGCCCGCGAATTGGTCGGCCAGATGGAAGTGGATCTGGGTACCAAGCTCGACTGGGTGGGGGTCGATCACTGGAACACCCAGCACCCCCACGTCCACATCATCGTGCGCGGCGTCGCAGAGGACGGCCAAGACCTCGTCATCTCCCGCGACTACATCAAGGAAGGGATGCGCGCCCGCGCCCAGGACCTGGTCACCCAGGAACTTGGACTGCGCTCCGATCTCGACATTCGTCGCTCGCTCGAGAGCCAGATCGGAGCCGAGCGCTGGACGCAGCTCGATCGCCAGCTTGTTCGCGATGCAAACCAGCACGGTGTTATCGACCTTGCGCCGCGTCCCGAGCAGCAGCCCGATCAATTCCATGCGTTGAAGGTTGGCCGGCTGCGACACTTGGAAAGTCTTGGCCTCGCTCATCAACTCGGGCCCGGCCAATGGTCCATGGACGAGGCCGCCGAAACGACCTTGCGCGAGCTCGGCGAACGCGGCGACATCATCAAGCGTATCCACCGCAGCTTGACCGAACGCGGCATCGAGCGCGGGAGCGCGAGTTACGTGTTATCAGGCGAAAATCTTGACGTCCCCGTCATCGGGCGTCTCGTTGATCGCGGTCTCGACGACGAGCTCAAGGCGACCGCCTATGCCGTGGTCGACGGGGTCGACGGCCGCACCCACCACATCCGGCTGCCCGACCTCGACGCTGCCGGCGACAGCGCGCCAGGCTCAATCGTCGAGCTTCGCAAATTCGATGACGCAAGAGGGCAGCGTCGCGTGGCGCTTGCCGTCCGCTCCGATCTCTCGATCGAAGCGCAGGTGACCGCGAGCGGCGCGACATGGCTCGATCGGCAGGCCGTCGCGCGCGACCCTGTGGCGCTTGGCCAGGGCGGCTTCGGCGCCGAGGTCCGCGACGCTATGGAACGGCGGCCCGAGCAGCTCATCGGGCAGGGGCTCGCCGAACGCCAGGCGCGTGGACTGGTGTTCGCGAAAAACCTTATCGGCACGCTGCGCCGTCGGGAGTTAGAGGATCTCGGCAAGCAGCTCGCCGCCGAGACCGGTCAGCCGTTCAACCCGTCGGCTAGCGGCGAGTATGTGGCAGGCACCTATCGGCAGCGCTTCGCGCTCGCCTCCGGCCGCTTCGCCATGATCGACGACGGTCTCGGCTTCCAGCTCGTGCCTTGGACGCCCTCACTCGATAAACAGCTCGGCCGGCATGTCTCTGGCGTCGCGCGCGCGGATGGCGGCATCGATTGGGGTTTTGGGCGCAACCGGGGGCTCGGCTTGTGA
- a CDS encoding lytic transglycosylase domain-containing protein: MQDPVARAANQAHQRSTPLFGEKPSHNSGPRNRRAAATHSGGQTGGPCAPPVGSKTPRHDGGDRASLAVLLLTGLLVIGGPTAAVSGQRAPARSQPASDHYASHVAEAAQRFGIPAAWIRAVMRVESNGDRRAVSPKGALGLMQLMPKTWADMRARYGLGRDPFDPRDNILAGAAFLRELHDRYGSPGFLAAYNAGPGRYEEFRDRHRPLPAETTAYVAAIVPFVDAEGAPGPLLLAASSRSSWTRAPLFFDHADGPSPGARAALDQPAHGGSVGTTVHDISAIAPQSEGLFVALSAMGRSQ, from the coding sequence ATGCAGGATCCTGTCGCGCGTGCCGCCAACCAGGCGCATCAACGGTCCACCCCCTTGTTCGGGGAAAAGCCCTCTCATAACTCGGGTCCACGCAACCGTCGGGCGGCCGCCACGCACAGCGGCGGTCAAACCGGTGGTCCGTGCGCACCGCCGGTAGGCAGCAAGACGCCTCGCCATGATGGCGGAGACAGGGCGAGCCTTGCCGTTCTCCTCCTTACCGGCCTGCTGGTGATTGGCGGGCCAACGGCAGCAGTGTCCGGGCAGAGAGCACCGGCACGAAGTCAACCGGCGAGCGATCACTACGCATCTCATGTGGCAGAGGCCGCGCAGCGCTTTGGCATTCCGGCTGCATGGATACGAGCCGTCATGCGGGTCGAGAGCAATGGCGATCGGCGTGCCGTCTCACCCAAAGGCGCACTCGGCCTGATGCAACTCATGCCCAAGACTTGGGCGGACATGCGCGCGCGCTATGGTCTCGGGCGCGATCCCTTCGATCCCCGTGACAACATCCTCGCCGGCGCCGCCTTTCTTCGCGAACTGCACGACCGTTACGGCTCGCCGGGCTTTCTCGCGGCCTATAATGCAGGTCCCGGCCGCTACGAGGAGTTTCGGGATAGACACCGTCCACTGCCCGCGGAGACGACAGCCTATGTCGCGGCCATCGTCCCTTTTGTCGACGCGGAGGGAGCGCCAGGACCTCTTCTCCTCGCGGCTTCTTCTCGTTCATCCTGGACGCGGGCGCCGCTGTTCTTCGACCACGCTGACGGGCCGTCCCCTGGCGCGCGAGCGGCGCTCGATCAACCCGCGCACGGCGGCTCAGTCGGCACTACGGTGCACGATATTTCGGCGATTGCGCCGCAGTCGGAGGGCCTGTTCGTCGCGCTCTCGGCCATGGGGCGATCGCAATGA